One genomic window of Acidobacteriota bacterium includes the following:
- a CDS encoding M48 family metallopeptidase has protein sequence MRIADYRSTVVRVVRRGELCRVSVHSRLAAAPPGVFAAAVRCVWDRLDRQAPDPADVRALAAFLRDHRAAVPPPTPAGSAAGRHVDLAAVCRSVNARFFGGQAPVVGVMWTPRRSFRRLADCHPEAGIIRVSRLLDSPRVPPYYIEYLIYHELLHLVVPPVMRGGRRCFHHLAFQRLERRFPQYREAREYQEQMLLSLARAAR, from the coding sequence GTGCGGATCGCGGACTACCGGAGCACCGTCGTCCGCGTGGTGCGGCGGGGCGAGCTATGCCGCGTGAGCGTCCACAGCCGATTGGCGGCGGCACCGCCCGGCGTGTTCGCTGCCGCGGTGCGGTGCGTGTGGGACCGGCTGGACCGGCAGGCGCCGGACCCAGCGGATGTGCGCGCACTCGCCGCCTTCCTGCGGGATCATCGGGCGGCGGTCCCCCCGCCGACGCCGGCCGGATCCGCAGCCGGCCGCCACGTGGATCTCGCAGCCGTCTGCCGTTCGGTCAATGCGCGGTTTTTCGGCGGGCAGGCGCCGGTGGTCGGTGTGATGTGGACACCGCGCCGGTCATTCCGCCGGCTGGCGGACTGCCATCCCGAGGCGGGGATCATTCGGGTAAGCCGGCTCCTGGACAGTCCGCGGGTGCCACCGTACTACATCGAATACTTGATCTACCACGAGCTGCTGCATCTCGTCGTCCCGCCGGTGATGCGCGGCGGACGGCGCTGCTTTCACCACCTGGCATTCCAACGCCTGGAGCGCCGATTCCCGCAGTACCGGGAGGCGCGGGAGTATCAGGAGCAGATGCTGCTGTCGCTGGCCAGGGCGGCCAGGTAA